One stretch of Dehalobacter sp. DNA includes these proteins:
- a CDS encoding GGDEF domain-containing protein has product MMKEPVELIQSNQTFLIRRTLEYAKMHNYTKYTSTLEEAWRTSINGLSEALISVLKSCEFIPELNVDEDYANDPIGSFGILEAQLHRKRGVTLEMFLGLMKYYRQSYLDLIIETYRKKNIDCDYFLLFINRFFDRVELAFCSEWINEKKEVLTLSLQNTNRMMTNEKNKYLTIFESIPTPSIILDSNNMIDNMNNAAKEFLKSAGIDGTSYYSNERHEIYLVHVLPWLAEEFTAFINGNDIEVSIEKNLMMLELGTRNLVINFHRMLDVSEKYKGTVIIFTDLTYRKQIEDRLKFISFHDDLTGLYNRAFFNEELLRLCSGRSNPVAIIECDVDGLKVVNDTLGHHAGDLLITSTASILRRSVRENDVAARVGGDEFAIVLPNCSSGSLKEVCQRIEFELEKHNKENSYLPVSFSIGAALGDAYNGSLDHIYRNADNEMYKNKQEKREQYKLWFNSLYAEYGDKLFNN; this is encoded by the coding sequence ATGATGAAAGAACCGGTTGAGTTGATTCAATCAAATCAAACATTTTTAATTAGACGTACCTTAGAATATGCAAAAATGCATAATTATACAAAATATACCTCTACTCTGGAAGAAGCTTGGCGTACATCAATTAACGGGTTATCCGAAGCTTTAATCTCAGTTCTCAAGTCCTGTGAATTTATACCTGAATTAAATGTGGATGAAGATTATGCAAATGATCCAATTGGTTCTTTTGGGATACTTGAGGCACAGCTTCATCGTAAACGTGGAGTTACCCTGGAGATGTTTTTAGGATTGATGAAATATTATCGTCAATCATATCTCGATCTGATAATAGAAACCTATAGGAAAAAAAATATAGATTGTGATTACTTTTTATTGTTTATTAATCGGTTTTTTGATCGCGTAGAATTAGCTTTTTGCAGTGAGTGGATTAACGAGAAGAAGGAAGTACTTACGTTAAGTCTTCAAAATACGAATCGTATGATGACGAATGAAAAAAATAAATATTTAACAATATTTGAAAGTATTCCAACTCCTTCGATCATTTTGGATAGTAATAATATGATTGACAATATGAACAATGCAGCTAAAGAGTTCCTCAAGTCTGCAGGAATTGATGGGACATCTTATTATTCCAATGAAAGACATGAAATATATTTAGTACATGTATTACCTTGGCTTGCAGAAGAATTTACTGCTTTTATCAACGGAAATGATATTGAAGTATCCATTGAAAAGAATTTGATGATGCTCGAATTAGGAACCAGGAATCTGGTTATAAACTTTCACCGCATGCTGGACGTAAGTGAAAAATATAAAGGTACAGTGATCATATTTACGGATTTAACATATAGAAAACAAATTGAGGACAGGTTAAAATTTATCAGTTTTCACGATGATCTTACAGGATTATACAACAGAGCATTCTTTAATGAAGAATTGTTAAGACTGTGTTCAGGCAGGTCTAATCCAGTAGCGATTATAGAATGTGATGTTGACGGGCTTAAAGTGGTAAACGATACTTTGGGACATCATGCCGGAGATTTGCTTATTACTTCCACTGCTTCAATACTTCGTCGTTCTGTCCGAGAAAACGACGTTGCTGCCCGGGTAGGTGGTGATGAATTTGCAATTGTTTTACCAAATTGCTCATCTGGCTCATTAAAAGAGGTCTGTCAGAGAATCGAATTTGAACTCGAAAAACATAACAAAGAAAACTCTTATTTGCCTGTGAGTTTTTCCATTGGTGCTGCATTAGGGGATGCTTATAATGGCAGCTTAGACCACATTTATAGGAATGCCGATAATGAAATGTATAAAAATAAACAAGAAAAGCGAGAGCAATACAAGCTTTGGTTCAACTCGTTATATGCTGAGTATGGGGATAAACTATTTAATAACTAA
- a CDS encoding TnpV protein, which yields MELTYTLHGDYLIPDLTLPEEATPIGKYGMLRKTYLKNHRKGMYASLMLSGKLNSHLTEIDRTAKEHIEQITAKLLQRSPAPDKVTDPLVWAGHMNSLRHSAEETVLAELIYN from the coding sequence ATGGAACTGACTTACACGTTGCACGGCGATTATCTGATACCCGACCTGACGCTGCCGGAGGAAGCAACGCCCATAGGCAAGTATGGGATGTTGCGCAAAACATATCTGAAAAATCACAGGAAAGGGATGTACGCCAGCCTGATGCTGTCTGGCAAGCTGAACAGCCACCTGACGGAGATCGACCGGACGGCGAAGGAGCACATCGAACAGATCACGGCGAAGCTCTTGCAGAGAAGTCCCGCGCCGGACAAGGTGACCGACCCGCTGGTCTGGGCGGGACACATGAACAGCCTACGGCATTCGGCGGAGGAAACAGTCCTAGCGGAGCTGATTTACAATTAG
- a CDS encoding S-layer protein codes for MKPRLSRNIAIAICAVIFCLGIVTYGYAQNASWPGLKIGEDKTPYVAVAVNGEISGDKLILHWDQVDHPKFSGYKVVISKSNPNPKYPDDGYLYYITDRTTTSAVINNSEAYKNGDFGEKLVPGEKYYFSITVLYSDKTVPGDSLQLTYPVGTAVSSPEPAKEAIATPTETTQPTKETPATETKPAVKPAVSPSSKAPQVTVSTDDNRLIVKWNPIYSESFQGYKVVISKNNSRPAYPSSGYLTYITNQSTSRWVIDNSTAYHGGDFGSYLTPGQAYYVSVTALYSDGKVAGNAVRVTYPADGYDPLAEKESVQQSLDPIAISATASGSNLILSWPASEAANFEGYKVVISKSNPNPKYPNDGYLEWITDRNRTSVTINADTYYQGDIQGNLVSGEYYYFSISIIYDGWIIVPGPAQYVRIP; via the coding sequence ATGAAACCTCGTTTATCCAGAAATATTGCAATCGCGATATGTGCAGTCATTTTTTGTTTAGGCATAGTCACCTATGGTTATGCGCAAAATGCTTCCTGGCCCGGATTAAAAATAGGCGAAGATAAAACTCCTTATGTTGCTGTGGCAGTGAACGGGGAGATTTCCGGCGATAAACTTATCTTACATTGGGATCAGGTTGATCATCCTAAATTTTCCGGCTATAAAGTGGTGATTTCAAAGAGCAACCCGAATCCGAAGTATCCTGACGACGGGTATTTATACTACATTACCGACAGGACCACGACCAGTGCGGTGATCAATAACAGTGAAGCTTATAAAAACGGAGACTTTGGCGAGAAACTTGTCCCTGGTGAAAAATACTATTTTAGCATTACGGTGCTTTATTCGGATAAGACCGTTCCGGGTGACAGTCTGCAACTGACATATCCGGTCGGTACGGCTGTCTCTTCACCGGAACCTGCCAAGGAAGCTATCGCAACGCCAACCGAAACAACGCAACCCACCAAGGAAACACCGGCTACAGAAACAAAACCTGCTGTCAAACCGGCTGTATCTCCCTCTTCAAAGGCGCCTCAGGTAACCGTTTCTACGGACGACAACCGGCTCATTGTCAAATGGAATCCGATTTACAGTGAAAGCTTCCAGGGCTATAAGGTCGTTATTTCCAAAAATAATTCCAGGCCGGCCTATCCCAGTAGCGGTTATTTGACCTACATTACCAATCAAAGCACCAGCCGATGGGTAATCGACAACAGCACAGCGTATCACGGCGGAGACTTTGGCAGTTATCTGACTCCCGGACAGGCGTATTACGTTAGTGTGACGGCTTTATACAGCGATGGCAAGGTTGCCGGAAATGCCGTCCGTGTCACGTATCCGGCCGATGGATACGATCCACTAGCTGAGAAGGAAAGTGTCCAACAGAGCCTGGATCCGATTGCCATATCGGCAACAGCCAGCGGCAGTAATTTGATTTTAAGCTGGCCAGCTTCGGAAGCAGCGAATTTTGAAGGCTACAAAGTGGTCATTTCAAAGAGTAATCCTAACCCAAAATATCCAAATGACGGTTATCTGGAGTGGATTACCGACCGGAACAGGACTTCAGTGACAATCAACGCTGACACTTATTATCAGGGTGATATCCAGGGTAATTTAGTTTCCGGTGAGTACTACTATTTCAGTATCAGTATCATTTACGATGGATGGATCATTGTTCCGGGTCCCGCGCAATATGTCAGGATCCCTTAG
- a CDS encoding ammonium transporter, whose amino-acid sequence MNYGDIAFMLFSTALVFLMIPGLAFFYGGLVKRRHVLSIMMQSIAAIGIISILWIVIGYTLAFGPDIGHLIGGLDYAGLRGVGLDPKGEGATIPHLLFMLYQKMFAIITPAIMTGATAERLRFPAYILLISLWSLLVYVPLAHWVWGGGWLANLGVLDFAGGIVVHISSGFSGLIAALYIGKRYHKDSEQAIPHNIPYVVLGGGLLWFGWFGFNGGSELAADGIAVLASATTHLSACAGLLGWIIIEKLLHGKPTVLGAVSGMVAGLGAITPACAFVTPLAAVLIGLVSSGLCYFAVAWLKVKLGYDDALDAFGIHGIGGTWGTLAAGIFCTTALNPNGVDGLFYSGSFSQAGIQLLAILATYAYCGVMTFLILKVISLITPLAATTEEQETGLDISQHGESAYPDIEGMTSDSAWNMVN is encoded by the coding sequence ATGAATTATGGCGATATTGCCTTTATGCTTTTCAGCACCGCTCTAGTTTTCTTAATGATACCCGGACTCGCTTTTTTCTATGGAGGGCTGGTAAAAAGACGCCATGTCCTGTCCATCATGATGCAAAGCATCGCTGCAATCGGAATTATCTCGATTCTCTGGATTGTCATTGGTTATACCCTGGCTTTTGGGCCGGATATCGGGCATTTGATCGGTGGATTGGATTATGCGGGTTTGAGGGGTGTCGGCCTGGATCCCAAAGGGGAGGGTGCGACGATTCCCCATCTATTGTTTATGCTCTATCAGAAGATGTTTGCGATTATCACCCCGGCCATTATGACCGGTGCTACAGCGGAAAGGCTGCGCTTTCCTGCCTATATCCTTTTAATATCCCTGTGGAGTCTTTTGGTTTATGTGCCCCTTGCTCATTGGGTATGGGGCGGAGGATGGCTGGCTAATCTGGGCGTCTTGGATTTTGCTGGAGGGATTGTCGTTCATATTAGTTCGGGTTTTTCGGGCTTGATTGCGGCTTTATATATTGGCAAACGCTATCATAAAGATTCAGAGCAAGCTATCCCGCATAACATTCCTTATGTGGTCCTTGGCGGAGGTCTCCTGTGGTTCGGCTGGTTCGGGTTTAATGGTGGCAGTGAACTTGCTGCAGACGGTATTGCTGTACTTGCCTCTGCCACTACACACCTGTCTGCCTGTGCCGGTCTGCTGGGGTGGATAATTATTGAAAAACTGCTTCATGGTAAACCAACTGTACTCGGTGCTGTCTCGGGCATGGTTGCCGGGCTCGGTGCCATTACACCTGCCTGCGCTTTCGTAACCCCGCTTGCCGCTGTCTTGATCGGACTGGTTTCTTCAGGTTTGTGCTACTTTGCAGTCGCTTGGCTGAAAGTTAAACTGGGTTACGATGATGCACTTGATGCTTTTGGCATTCACGGTATCGGCGGGACCTGGGGAACCCTAGCTGCCGGAATTTTCTGCACCACAGCCCTGAATCCCAATGGTGTGGATGGACTTTTCTATTCCGGGTCCTTTTCCCAAGCAGGGATACAACTTTTGGCCATCCTCGCAACTTACGCTTATTGCGGCGTGATGACCTTCTTGATCCTTAAAGTCATCAGTCTCATTACTCCTCTTGCAGCGACAACTGAAGAACAGGAAACAGGCCTTGATATCAGCCAGCATGGCGAAAGCGCCTATCCGGACATTGAAGGGATGACTTCCGATTCTGCCTGGAATATGGTCAATTAA
- a CDS encoding MATE family efflux transporter, translated as MDKSFEFGNKSIGKLLWQFSWPAIVGMLVNALYNIVDRIFVGRGVGTLAIAATTVAFPIMLLFMALGMLVGIGATALISIRLGEQKKEEAEKIVGNALTLLIMLPLLFMAFYFSFSEQLLVFFGANQEVLPNALAFTNIIVAGSVFGAIGFGMNNFIRAEGNPRIAMLTQILGAVINGVLNYIFIFHLGLGIAGSALATVSGQFITSLWVLGYFLLGHSTLKLRQKNLKPDFSIYLVILSIGFAPFAMQLANSLQNMLLNKSVMLYGGDLALSAVGVIMSISTLFFMPIIGVSQGAQPIIGFNYGAGQFERVKAALKKAIIASTCIAVVGYLVIHLWPEQIIGLFSDNDTALTVLATHVILIFFTMFPLIGFQIICSSYFQAVGKPLQSSVLSLSRQVLLYIPLLLVLPHFWGIEGVWRAAPIADILSVLITAMLITLEIKRLSKNQPAVSVG; from the coding sequence ATGGATAAAAGTTTTGAATTCGGTAATAAAAGCATCGGGAAGCTATTATGGCAATTTTCCTGGCCGGCGATTGTCGGTATGTTGGTGAATGCCTTATATAATATTGTTGACCGGATTTTTGTGGGCCGTGGCGTCGGTACACTTGCGATTGCTGCAACGACAGTGGCCTTCCCAATTATGCTTCTGTTTATGGCACTTGGGATGCTCGTTGGTATTGGTGCAACAGCATTAATCTCCATTCGGCTCGGAGAACAGAAAAAAGAAGAAGCCGAGAAAATTGTAGGTAATGCACTTACTCTCTTGATTATGCTTCCGCTCCTTTTTATGGCCTTCTATTTCTCATTTTCTGAACAGCTTTTGGTCTTTTTTGGTGCTAATCAGGAAGTATTGCCCAATGCACTTGCTTTTACCAATATTATTGTTGCGGGATCCGTTTTTGGCGCAATCGGTTTTGGCATGAACAATTTTATCAGAGCTGAAGGAAACCCCAGAATTGCGATGCTGACGCAAATTCTTGGCGCTGTGATTAACGGGGTGTTGAATTACATTTTTATTTTCCATTTGGGATTAGGTATAGCGGGCTCCGCACTTGCAACGGTCTCAGGCCAATTCATTACGTCGCTTTGGGTATTGGGCTATTTTCTTCTCGGCCACAGCACACTTAAGCTTCGCCAAAAAAATTTAAAACCGGATTTTTCGATCTATCTAGTCATATTGTCCATTGGCTTTGCTCCGTTTGCGATGCAACTTGCCAACAGTTTGCAGAATATGCTTCTGAATAAGAGTGTCATGCTTTATGGCGGCGACCTGGCGCTGTCTGCCGTCGGCGTCATTATGAGTATTTCAACATTGTTCTTTATGCCGATTATCGGTGTCAGCCAGGGTGCTCAGCCTATCATAGGCTTTAACTATGGAGCCGGGCAGTTTGAAAGAGTTAAGGCAGCGTTGAAGAAGGCCATTATCGCGAGCACCTGTATTGCTGTTGTCGGTTATCTGGTCATACATCTCTGGCCCGAACAAATTATTGGCTTGTTCAGTGACAACGATACGGCGCTTACAGTACTGGCAACTCACGTGATACTGATATTTTTTACCATGTTCCCGCTGATTGGTTTTCAAATTATTTGCTCAAGTTACTTTCAGGCAGTCGGCAAACCGCTTCAATCATCTGTTCTGAGCCTTTCCCGGCAGGTACTGCTCTATATACCGCTTCTTTTGGTCTTGCCTCATTTTTGGGGAATTGAGGGTGTCTGGCGAGCTGCACCGATTGCGGATATCTTATCCGTTCTGATCACAGCAATGTTGATAACGCTGGAAATAAAACGGCTTAGCAAAAATCAGCCCGCTGTCAGCGTAGGATAA
- a CDS encoding L-lactate permease, giving the protein MLSLLLALLPIVVIVVMLIVFKKPAHTSGIVGWLAVSLVAFLFFQTSGEVIVRSTLAGLIKSFSVSLIVATSLLQMAYMEKTGALKRIIIFIKTLASENRAVQIMMINIGFGTLMVAVGATPVSLLPPILIAMGYSTYVAIALPAIGYDALCTYALLGAPIVVFVDIANSFLGKGNEITLSQAGSIFFMFLPFVSTLIGFSMLWIVGKWKAVKEGIVPVLVTGITISIVAYFTNHYDNLVVLTGVLSGFAVILVMILYLKLTGKKIIDRSRLTPEELAYEKEYPLWKAIMPWLLLIVLILALNLPKESFDYLYRTLTLSIPGLSADGKPIATRALWNAYTWILVSILISIPIMRPKAAQIRDSIKVWWRRAPKPVFSAAIFFAIGEVMNMSGFNMASNLNAAMPKTLCPSMVKVLADYSAQAFHGAYGAIVSFIGLFGGFITGSEASTIAMFAKYTMSTATNLNWGLKGIIIVTAGLAFGGGLASVISPAKLQNAAASIDKLGEENKVIRVAFIFALIMSAVTAAVVVALLKFLV; this is encoded by the coding sequence ATGTTGTCACTACTGCTTGCACTGCTGCCAATAGTAGTCATTGTTGTTATGCTTATTGTGTTTAAAAAGCCAGCCCATACCAGTGGAATTGTGGGTTGGCTTGCTGTTTCTCTTGTGGCGTTTTTGTTTTTCCAGACGTCGGGAGAAGTCATTGTCCGCTCAACCCTGGCCGGTCTGATTAAATCTTTTTCAGTTTCACTGATCGTAGCCACGTCACTACTTCAAATGGCCTATATGGAAAAGACGGGGGCTTTAAAACGAATTATTATATTTATTAAGACCTTAGCCAGTGAAAACAGAGCCGTTCAGATCATGATGATCAACATTGGATTTGGAACGCTGATGGTTGCCGTCGGGGCAACTCCCGTATCTCTTCTGCCGCCTATCTTGATTGCGATGGGGTACTCTACGTATGTGGCCATAGCTTTGCCTGCGATCGGATATGACGCCCTGTGTACGTATGCCTTACTCGGTGCCCCGATCGTGGTATTTGTGGATATTGCGAACAGCTTTTTGGGAAAAGGCAATGAAATTACCCTTTCTCAGGCCGGAAGTATCTTCTTTATGTTTTTGCCGTTTGTATCCACCTTGATTGGCTTTTCGATGCTTTGGATTGTCGGAAAGTGGAAAGCCGTCAAAGAAGGGATTGTCCCGGTATTGGTTACGGGCATTACCATTTCGATTGTCGCTTATTTTACCAATCATTATGACAATCTGGTTGTCCTCACAGGAGTCTTAAGTGGTTTTGCAGTCATTCTTGTAATGATCCTGTATCTTAAGCTGACGGGTAAAAAAATTATTGATCGAAGCCGGCTGACGCCGGAAGAACTTGCCTATGAAAAAGAATATCCTTTGTGGAAAGCCATTATGCCCTGGCTGCTTTTGATCGTTCTGATTCTGGCGCTGAACCTGCCGAAGGAATCATTCGATTATTTATACCGGACACTGACGCTCAGCATTCCGGGCTTATCTGCAGACGGCAAGCCGATAGCAACCAGAGCTTTATGGAATGCCTACACCTGGATTCTGGTCAGCATCTTGATTTCGATTCCGATTATGCGCCCGAAAGCCGCCCAAATTAGAGATTCAATAAAAGTTTGGTGGCGAAGGGCACCAAAACCTGTTTTCTCAGCAGCGATCTTCTTTGCGATCGGTGAAGTCATGAATATGTCTGGATTTAATATGGCTTCCAATCTCAATGCCGCAATGCCGAAAACACTGTGCCCAAGTATGGTGAAAGTACTCGCAGACTATTCCGCGCAGGCTTTTCATGGAGCCTACGGAGCTATTGTAAGCTTTATTGGGTTATTCGGAGGATTCATTACCGGAAGTGAAGCTTCGACGATTGCGATGTTTGCGAAATATACCATGTCAACAGCAACGAATCTTAACTGGGGACTTAAGGGTATTATCATCGTTACAGCCGGGTTAGCCTTTGGTGGAGGACTAGCCAGCGTAATTTCCCCGGCAAAACTCCAAAATGCGGCCGCATCTATTGATAAACTTGGTGAAGAAAACAAAGTGATACGCGTTGCCTTTATTTTTGCGCTCATCATGTCAGCAGTGACTGCTGCTGTGGTGGTCGCCTTGCTTAAGTTCCTGGTGTAA
- a CDS encoding helix-turn-helix domain-containing protein produces the protein MSLGSKIREIRKKKHLKQKELAEIAGISVSYLCEIERDKTNPSIKTLFHLTQALGVRLSTLLGDQEY, from the coding sequence ATGTCCCTTGGTTCAAAAATCCGGGAAATCCGGAAGAAAAAGCATTTAAAACAAAAGGAACTGGCTGAGATTGCCGGTATTTCCGTTTCTTATCTATGTGAAATCGAAAGAGATAAAACAAATCCATCTATTAAAACACTTTTCCATCTTACTCAAGCCCTTGGAGTTCGTCTGTCGACGCTCCTCGGCGATCAGGAATATTAG
- a CDS encoding ParB/RepB/Spo0J family partition protein encodes MAKNDVRNSIKLTSVDELFTTEENRADSQREKVLDIPLSEISDFSNHPFKVKADEAILEMADSVTQYGVLVPGLVRPKVDGGYEMVAGHRRKKASELAGKETMPCIVRELDDDAATIIMVDSNLQRESILPSEKAFAYKMKLEAMKRQAGRPSKENSVQVELDYKGQQSRDLLAKQTGESGPQIHRYIRLTFLLPSILEMVDEKEIAFNPAVEISYLSENEQQDLYNTIQSEDCTPSLSQAQRIKKFSQEGRLNADVIYSILTEEKPNQKERFHIQRDRIDRYFPKNFTEKQKEELVVQLLESWYKKRQREQQER; translated from the coding sequence TTGGCGAAAAACGACGTGCGAAACAGCATCAAGCTGACCTCAGTAGATGAATTATTTACCACGGAGGAAAACCGCGCAGATAGTCAGCGAGAAAAGGTTCTGGATATTCCCCTGTCGGAAATCAGTGATTTTTCAAATCATCCTTTTAAAGTAAAAGCGGATGAAGCTATTCTGGAAATGGCAGACAGTGTAACACAGTACGGCGTTTTAGTCCCCGGCCTTGTACGCCCCAAAGTAGACGGCGGCTATGAAATGGTGGCCGGACACCGCCGCAAAAAAGCAAGCGAGCTTGCGGGCAAGGAAACAATGCCCTGTATTGTCCGTGAATTGGACGACGATGCTGCTACAATTATCATGGTTGACAGCAACCTACAACGGGAAAGCATTTTGCCGAGCGAAAAAGCCTTTGCCTATAAAATGAAGTTGGAAGCCATGAAACGTCAAGCAGGCCGACCAAGCAAAGAAAATTCAGTTCAAGTTGAACTGGATTATAAAGGACAACAATCACGGGATTTATTAGCAAAACAAACTGGAGAAAGCGGCCCTCAAATTCACCGTTACATTCGCCTTACCTTCCTGCTCCCCTCTATTCTTGAAATGGTGGACGAAAAAGAGATTGCTTTTAATCCAGCGGTGGAAATCTCCTACCTGTCCGAAAATGAACAGCAGGACCTTTACAATACCATACAGTCGGAGGACTGCACCCCTTCCCTATCACAAGCACAACGGATAAAGAAGTTCAGCCAGGAAGGCAGGCTGAACGCAGATGTCATTTATTCCATTCTCACGGAAGAAAAGCCCAATCAAAAAGAAAGATTTCATATTCAGCGTGACCGTATCGACCGCTATTTTCCTAAAAACTTTACCGAAAAACAAAAGGAGGAGTTAGTTGTCCAGCTTCTGGAAAGCTGGTACAAGAAGCGCCAGAGGGAGCAGCAGGAGCGATGA
- a CDS encoding helix-turn-helix domain-containing protein codes for MTVGDRIKEQRKEKKLTLRKLSERSGISISYLSDIEQNRRRPSLDRLTDIALGLGVSISYLLGEQTMDAGSEPEIYSLADKSVHFREVLEKLEDFDFWEEKDQEELLTYLQIKKKIRDSDLS; via the coding sequence TTGACTGTCGGTGATCGGATTAAAGAGCAAAGAAAAGAAAAGAAGCTTACACTTCGTAAGCTTTCTGAAAGAAGCGGTATTTCCATCTCTTATTTGAGTGATATTGAACAAAACAGAAGAAGGCCTTCTTTGGACCGGTTGACAGATATTGCCCTGGGTCTAGGTGTATCGATATCCTACCTTTTAGGGGAACAAACGATGGATGCGGGTTCAGAGCCTGAGATTTATTCGCTGGCGGATAAAAGCGTCCATTTTAGGGAAGTTTTAGAGAAATTAGAAGACTTTGATTTCTGGGAAGAAAAAGATCAGGAAGAACTGCTGACGTATCTGCAAATAAAAAAGAAGATCAGGGATTCCGACCTCTCCTGA
- a CDS encoding AAA family ATPase — protein sequence MSKVIALANQKGGTGKTTTAVNLGIGLARQGKKVLLIDSDAQGNLTDSLGYQEPDNLPFSLASVLTKIMTEEPHEPDESILHHAEGVDLMPGNIELSAIEVSLVNTMSRETILRTYINTVKDRYDYVLIDCMPSLGMMTINALAAADSVIIPVQAHYLPVKGMTQLLQTIARVRRQINPRLTIDGVLLTMVDNRTNFAKDISFVLRRDYGDKLRVFQTEIPLSIRAAETSAQGKSIYAFDPHGIAARAYQSFTKEVQDIGEKRRAKQHQADLSR from the coding sequence ATGTCAAAAGTAATTGCCTTGGCCAATCAAAAAGGCGGTACCGGAAAAACGACGACAGCAGTCAATCTGGGCATCGGACTTGCTAGGCAAGGAAAAAAGGTATTACTTATAGACTCGGACGCGCAGGGTAATCTGACGGATTCTTTAGGCTATCAAGAACCGGACAATCTTCCTTTTTCATTGGCCAGCGTCCTGACCAAAATCATGACGGAGGAACCGCATGAACCTGATGAGAGTATCCTTCACCATGCGGAAGGCGTAGACCTGATGCCGGGAAACATTGAACTGTCTGCTATTGAGGTGTCGCTGGTCAACACCATGAGCCGGGAAACGATACTCCGCACATATATCAACACGGTCAAAGACAGGTATGATTATGTGCTAATAGATTGCATGCCCTCTCTTGGCATGATGACCATCAACGCCCTTGCAGCCGCAGACAGCGTAATCATTCCCGTCCAGGCCCACTATTTGCCCGTTAAAGGAATGACACAGCTTTTACAGACCATTGCCAGGGTGAGAAGGCAAATCAATCCCAGACTTACCATTGACGGTGTGTTGCTAACAATGGTGGATAACCGCACCAATTTCGCAAAGGATATTTCCTTTGTCCTGCGGCGGGACTACGGCGACAAGCTGCGAGTTTTTCAAACGGAAATTCCCCTGTCCATCCGGGCGGCTGAAACAAGCGCGCAGGGAAAAAGCATCTATGCGTTCGATCCGCACGGAATAGCTGCCAGAGCCTATCAATCCTTTACAAAGGAGGTGCAGGACATTGGCGAAAAACGACGTGCGAAACAGCATCAAGCTGACCTCAGTAGATGA